In Holophagales bacterium, one DNA window encodes the following:
- a CDS encoding YggS family pyridoxal phosphate-dependent enzyme: MPLAIADSLAAIEARIAAACARAGRARSTVTLVGASKVQPVDSLRAAFDAGLRDFGENRVQEGLAKAELLPAEIAWHLLGPLQSNKVRAALRLYRTFHAVDRLSIALDLEREAARAGLDARGFLEVNLGAEPTKHGFDPDEVLAAARELAPLEHLRLVGLMAIPPFGDDPEASRPWFVQLRSLRDDVATALGPERFPGLLSMGMSDDFEVAIEEGATHVRIGTALFGARQVRESS, encoded by the coding sequence CGCCGACTCGCTCGCCGCGATCGAGGCCCGCATCGCCGCCGCCTGCGCCCGCGCCGGGCGGGCTCGCTCCACGGTCACCCTCGTCGGGGCGAGCAAGGTGCAGCCGGTCGACTCGTTGCGCGCGGCGTTCGACGCCGGCCTCCGCGACTTCGGTGAGAACCGCGTGCAGGAGGGCTTGGCCAAGGCCGAGCTCCTCCCGGCCGAGATCGCGTGGCACCTCCTGGGGCCGCTGCAGTCGAACAAGGTCCGCGCCGCCCTCCGCCTCTACCGCACCTTCCACGCCGTCGACCGCTTGTCGATCGCGCTCGACCTCGAGCGCGAGGCCGCACGGGCCGGGCTCGACGCTCGCGGCTTTCTCGAAGTGAACCTCGGCGCCGAGCCCACCAAGCACGGCTTCGACCCGGACGAGGTCCTCGCCGCCGCGCGCGAGCTCGCCCCCCTCGAGCACCTGCGCCTCGTCGGCCTGATGGCGATCCCGCCATTCGGCGACGACCCCGAAGCTTCGCGCCCCTGGTTCGTCCAACTCCGATCGCTGCGAGACGACGTGGCCACCGCGCTTGGCCCTGAGCGCTTCCCCGGCCTCCTCTCGATGGGCATGAGCGACGACTTCGAAGTCGCCATCGAAGAAGGTGCCACCCACGTCCGCATCGGCACCGCGCTTTTCGGTGCGCGGCAGGTGCGCGAGAGCTCCTGA